Proteins from a genomic interval of Mesobacillus sp. S13:
- the queF gene encoding preQ(1) synthase has protein sequence MAGRKDEEMKDLTLLGNQGTKYLFEYTPEILETFENKHPYRDYFVKFNTPEFTSLCPITGQPDFASIYISYIPDKLMVESKALKLYLFSFRNHGDFHEDCMNIIMNDLIKLMDPRYIEVWGKFTPRGGISIDPYTNYGKPGTKYEEMANYRMMNHDMYPEKVDNR, from the coding sequence ATGGCTGGAAGAAAAGATGAGGAAATGAAAGATTTGACATTGCTAGGCAATCAGGGAACAAAATATTTATTTGAGTACACTCCAGAAATCCTTGAAACGTTTGAAAATAAACACCCGTACCGTGATTACTTTGTAAAATTCAACACACCGGAATTCACAAGTCTTTGCCCGATCACAGGACAGCCTGACTTTGCATCGATATATATCAGCTACATTCCCGACAAATTGATGGTTGAAAGCAAAGCGCTGAAACTATATCTATTCAGCTTCAGAAACCACGGTGATTTTCATGAAGACTGCATGAACATCATCATGAATGACCTGATCAAGCTGATGGATCCAAGGTATATTGAGGTGTGGGGCAAATTCACGCCAAGAGGCGGCATCTCAATCGATCCGTATACCAATTATGGCAAGCCAGGAACGAAGTATGAAGAAATGGCAAACTACCGAATGATGAACCACGATATGTATCCGGAAAAAGTGGATAATCGCTAA
- a CDS encoding CBS domain-containing protein, with product MATKHEQILQYIDELPIGEKISVRQIAKALNVSEGTAYRAIKDAENKGYVSTIERVGTIRIERKKKENIEKLTFAEVVNIVDGQVLGGRAGLHKTLNKFVIGAMKLEAMMRYTGAGNLLIVGNRDKAHEQALRAGAAVLVTGGFDTEDHVKKLADELQLPIISSSYDTFTVATMINRAIYDQLIKKEIILVEDILTPVTETIFLKANERVSDWYRHKDETLHSRFPVVDQNMKVIGMITSKDVMGHEQDTLIEKIMTKNPMTVSGSTSVASSAHMMVWEGIEVLPVVDDANRLQGIVSRQDVLKALQMIQRQPQVGETLDDTVTNQLVLAKGKTKDEDIFRCQVTPQMTNHLGTISYGVFTTIVTEAANRVLRGYKKGDLVVENMTIYFIKPVQIDSVIEIYPKVLEVGRKFGKVDIEAFNDGILVGKAMMMCQLIDRH from the coding sequence TTGGCAACTAAGCATGAACAAATACTTCAATATATAGATGAATTGCCAATAGGAGAAAAAATATCGGTACGCCAAATCGCCAAGGCGCTGAACGTAAGCGAAGGAACTGCATATAGAGCCATTAAGGATGCTGAAAATAAAGGGTATGTCAGCACGATTGAGCGTGTCGGCACCATCCGGATTGAACGGAAAAAGAAAGAGAACATAGAGAAGCTTACCTTTGCGGAGGTTGTCAATATCGTTGATGGCCAGGTCCTCGGCGGACGTGCCGGGCTTCATAAAACATTGAACAAATTCGTCATCGGGGCGATGAAGCTTGAAGCCATGATGCGTTACACAGGTGCTGGGAACTTGCTCATCGTCGGCAACCGCGACAAAGCGCATGAGCAGGCGCTCAGGGCTGGGGCTGCTGTGTTAGTGACTGGGGGCTTCGATACCGAGGACCATGTAAAAAAGCTGGCAGACGAGCTACAGCTGCCGATCATCTCAAGCAGCTACGATACTTTTACAGTCGCGACAATGATCAACCGTGCGATTTATGATCAGTTGATCAAAAAGGAAATTATCCTTGTGGAGGACATCCTGACACCTGTTACTGAGACGATTTTCCTCAAGGCCAATGAGCGTGTATCTGATTGGTACCGGCATAAGGATGAAACCCTGCACAGCCGCTTCCCGGTAGTGGACCAGAATATGAAAGTCATCGGCATGATCACATCGAAGGATGTTATGGGGCATGAACAGGACACCTTGATTGAAAAAATCATGACGAAGAACCCGATGACCGTTAGCGGGTCTACGAGTGTCGCTTCATCCGCCCACATGATGGTGTGGGAAGGGATTGAAGTACTTCCCGTTGTGGATGATGCTAACAGGCTCCAAGGCATAGTCAGCAGGCAGGATGTGCTGAAGGCCCTTCAAATGATTCAGCGCCAGCCGCAGGTGGGGGAGACCCTGGATGACACCGTTACAAACCAGCTCGTCCTGGCAAAGGGAAAAACAAAGGATGAAGACATTTTCCGCTGTCAGGTGACACCGCAGATGACGAATCATCTTGGAACGATTTCATATGGCGTGTTTACAACGATTGTTACAGAAGCCGCGAACCGCGTGCTGCGGGGCTATAAAAAAGGTGACCTGGTTGTCGAGAATATGACAATCTATTTTATTAAGCCAGTCCAGATTGACAGTGTGATCGAGATTTACCCGAAGGTGCTTGAAGTAGGACGGAAGTTCGGAAAAGTCGACATCGAAGCCTTCAATGACGGAATTCTTGTAGGCAAAGCGATGATGATGTGCCAGCTGATTGACAGGCATTAA
- a CDS encoding YtpI family protein, whose amino-acid sequence MPILVFLIVLSFVFYIFYKIKYVRSKRPAERSWLSAKSSIALGLFVGLFGINQLFLFQTTVTYIVSAIFIIMGSMSVWAGIKAYKFYLPHAAKEAQEN is encoded by the coding sequence ATGCCTATTCTCGTATTTTTGATCGTTCTTTCATTTGTCTTCTATATCTTTTACAAGATTAAATATGTCCGCAGTAAAAGACCTGCAGAGCGCAGTTGGCTTTCGGCCAAATCAAGCATCGCTCTTGGATTGTTCGTCGGACTTTTTGGAATCAACCAGCTCTTTCTTTTCCAGACGACTGTTACCTACATCGTAAGTGCCATATTCATTATTATGGGTTCGATGAGTGTATGGGCGGGTATCAAAGCATATAAGTTCTATCTCCCGCACGCTGCGAAGGAAGCACAGGAAAACTAG
- a CDS encoding metal-dependent hydrolase gives MKVSYHGHSVVKIETNGKTILIDPFITGNDLTDLKVEDVKPDVIILTHAHGDHLGDTVELAKKHDSLVIANFEVATYLSWKGLNTHGMSIGGAYEFDFGKVKMTPAFHGTGMVTENNEIIYGGMPAGILFMAEGKTVFHAGDTGLFSDMKLIGERHPIDLAFLPIGDNFTMGPEDAALAAEFLDAKQVVPIHFNTFPPIKQDPHAFVNMLKKNKGTVLEAGEAIEL, from the coding sequence ATGAAAGTATCTTATCACGGCCATTCTGTTGTTAAAATCGAAACAAATGGGAAGACGATTCTGATTGATCCATTCATTACAGGCAATGATCTGACTGATCTGAAAGTGGAGGATGTGAAGCCGGATGTCATCATCCTCACACATGCCCATGGGGACCATTTGGGGGACACGGTTGAGCTGGCAAAAAAGCATGACTCACTCGTCATCGCCAACTTCGAAGTGGCTACATACTTAAGCTGGAAAGGCTTGAACACGCACGGCATGTCGATTGGCGGAGCTTATGAATTCGATTTTGGCAAGGTCAAAATGACGCCTGCCTTCCATGGAACAGGCATGGTCACTGAAAACAATGAAATCATTTATGGCGGCATGCCTGCTGGGATTCTGTTCATGGCAGAAGGGAAGACGGTGTTCCATGCAGGTGACACGGGGCTGTTTTCGGACATGAAGCTGATTGGGGAGAGACATCCAATTGACCTGGCATTCCTGCCGATCGGCGACAATTTTACAATGGGTCCGGAAGATGCGGCATTGGCGGCGGAATTCCTGGATGCAAAGCAAGTGGTGCCGATCCATTTCAATACATTCCCGCCAATCAAACAGGATCCGCATGCTTTTGTAAACATGCTTAAGAAAAATAAAGGCACCGTTCTCGAAGCAGGAGAGGCAATTGAATTATAA
- the ytrI gene encoding sporulation membrane protein YtrI: MRIPPYYRKPEWQRFFSGMAIGAVLSWCVFLYINGVSLEKNAKTIHEQKDEIAELKSDIQIWMDDYAELNKKNQEKLTVQEIKVKIVNDQKYKKYLDTLSIYEIEEETKGQLNMLLAKDLDSVFKSRDLITKVIENKSIKVNDKRYKLKIKSMVIYTSVSIQVEISLD, translated from the coding sequence ATGAGGATCCCTCCTTATTACCGCAAACCTGAATGGCAAAGATTCTTTTCTGGCATGGCCATAGGCGCTGTCTTGAGCTGGTGCGTGTTCCTATATATCAATGGAGTATCCCTGGAAAAAAATGCAAAGACCATCCACGAACAAAAAGATGAAATTGCTGAACTAAAAAGTGATATTCAAATCTGGATGGATGATTACGCGGAATTAAATAAAAAAAATCAGGAAAAACTGACCGTCCAGGAGATTAAAGTAAAGATTGTTAACGACCAAAAATATAAAAAATATCTTGATACACTCAGCATCTATGAAATCGAGGAGGAAACCAAGGGGCAATTGAACATGCTCCTAGCCAAGGATTTAGATTCCGTTTTCAAAAGCCGGGACTTGATCACCAAAGTCATTGAAAACAAATCCATCAAAGTGAACGACAAACGCTATAAACTAAAAATCAAATCGATGGTCATCTATACTTCGGTAAGCATCCAGGTCGAGATTAGCTTGGATTGA
- a CDS encoding M24 family metallopeptidase: MTERLTALSGWMKDNGVDVTFVTSPDNVFYLSGFLSDPHERLLAVAVFQDAEPFMICPAMDKENAKNAGWELEIIGYSDTDDSMELAYNAIKKRVPSIKKTAIEKEQLNVERYEKMSALFGGSEFVSAEEKLRLMRMIKSEEELQKLRVACELADFAIQTGVNEIQEGKTELDVLAAIEYELKKKGVTQMSFSTMVLTGANAAAPHGTPGLTKIKKGDLVLFDLGVVMDGYCSDITRTVAYGEINNKQEEIYNTVLKAQLKALDTARAGVACSEVDIAARRVIEEAGYGDYFPHRLGHGLGVSVHEYPSLTSTNPLVMEKGMVFTAEPGIYVPGVAGVRIEDDVVITEDGIEILTKFPKELVYVS; encoded by the coding sequence ATGACTGAGAGATTGACTGCGTTATCAGGATGGATGAAGGACAATGGTGTCGACGTCACTTTTGTTACATCTCCTGACAATGTATTTTACCTTAGCGGATTTTTAAGCGATCCCCACGAAAGACTGCTGGCTGTAGCGGTATTCCAGGATGCGGAGCCTTTCATGATTTGTCCGGCAATGGATAAGGAAAATGCGAAAAATGCAGGATGGGAGCTTGAAATTATCGGCTACAGCGATACCGATGATTCCATGGAACTTGCTTACAACGCGATTAAGAAGCGCGTTCCTTCCATTAAGAAAACAGCGATTGAGAAGGAACAATTGAATGTAGAACGCTATGAAAAGATGTCTGCCCTGTTTGGTGGCTCCGAATTTGTTTCGGCAGAAGAAAAACTTCGCCTGATGCGGATGATCAAAAGTGAAGAAGAATTGCAGAAATTGCGAGTAGCGTGTGAGCTAGCCGACTTTGCCATCCAGACAGGGGTTAATGAAATCCAGGAAGGCAAAACCGAACTGGATGTCCTTGCAGCGATCGAATACGAATTGAAGAAAAAAGGCGTAACGCAGATGTCGTTTTCAACCATGGTCCTTACGGGTGCAAATGCAGCAGCTCCGCACGGGACACCTGGCCTGACAAAAATCAAGAAAGGTGACCTAGTCTTATTTGACCTAGGTGTTGTGATGGATGGCTACTGCTCGGATATCACAAGGACCGTTGCTTACGGTGAGATTAACAACAAGCAGGAAGAAATTTATAACACCGTATTGAAAGCACAGTTGAAAGCCTTGGATACTGCACGAGCTGGTGTTGCCTGTTCAGAGGTCGACATTGCAGCACGACGTGTGATTGAGGAAGCCGGATATGGTGACTACTTCCCTCACCGCCTTGGGCACGGACTCGGAGTCAGCGTCCACGAGTATCCATCTTTGACCAGCACAAATCCTTTAGTAATGGAAAAAGGAATGGTATTCACCGCCGAACCAGGAATTTATGTACCAGGCGTTGCGGGCGTAAGAATTGAAGATGATGTCGTCATTACCGAGGATGGAATCGAAATCTTAACGAAATTCCCTAAAGAATTGGTATATGTATCGTAA
- a CDS encoding YtrH family sporulation protein, translating into MNYEEKIYHLLRVFYVNQPFASHLFEAYFIALGVLLGGSLIGGLAAFLTGQPLMTEIARFSSSIRIWAIIAAIGGTFDTVYSFERGLLNGETKDIFKQFLLILTAMGGAQTGALIINWLTQEHV; encoded by the coding sequence ATGAATTACGAGGAAAAAATCTATCATTTACTGAGGGTGTTTTATGTGAATCAGCCATTTGCTTCCCATCTATTCGAAGCCTATTTTATCGCGCTCGGTGTTTTGCTTGGCGGCTCGCTTATTGGCGGCTTGGCCGCTTTTTTGACAGGACAGCCCTTAATGACGGAAATTGCCCGCTTCTCGAGCTCCATCAGGATTTGGGCCATCATCGCTGCCATCGGCGGTACCTTTGATACCGTATACAGCTTTGAACGAGGGCTTTTAAATGGTGAAACAAAAGATATTTTCAAGCAATTCCTTTTGATCCTCACAGCCATGGGCGGTGCACAGACAGGAGCACTGATTATCAACTGGCTGACCCAGGAGCATGTCTAA
- a CDS encoding DHH family phosphoesterase has product MKEQILEAIENYETIIIHRHVRPDPDAYGSQGGLAEILKASYPEKTIYTVGAEEPSLHYLRRLDSISDDTFRGALVIVCDTANAERICDERYRLGEQLVKIDHHPNEDPYGDLQWVDTSASSTSEMIYEFYLTFKDKGLKMSDAAARLLYAGIVGDTGRFLYPSTTNKTFAYAGELIHYNFSRTELYDRMYELAPNVVKLNGYILQNFELLENGAAKVVMKRELLDQYSVKPSEASLLVSELGNVRGIKAWVFFIEEEDQIRVRLRSKGPVINTIARNYNGGGHPLAAGASIYSWDDVDKVLDDLINACKE; this is encoded by the coding sequence ATGAAAGAGCAAATACTTGAGGCTATTGAAAATTATGAAACAATCATTATCCATCGTCATGTGAGACCAGACCCTGATGCATACGGTTCACAGGGAGGGCTGGCTGAAATTCTGAAGGCTTCGTACCCTGAAAAGACAATCTACACTGTTGGGGCTGAGGAGCCATCGCTTCATTATTTAAGAAGGCTTGATTCAATTTCAGACGATACCTTTAGAGGGGCGCTAGTCATTGTCTGTGATACAGCGAATGCTGAGCGGATTTGCGATGAGCGCTACCGTTTAGGTGAGCAGCTTGTGAAGATCGACCATCACCCGAATGAAGATCCATACGGTGATCTTCAATGGGTGGATACTTCGGCAAGCTCTACGAGTGAAATGATTTATGAGTTTTACCTCACTTTCAAGGATAAGGGACTGAAGATGTCAGACGCGGCAGCCAGATTGCTGTATGCGGGAATTGTTGGCGACACTGGCCGATTCCTGTATCCGAGTACGACTAACAAAACTTTTGCCTACGCAGGAGAATTGATTCACTATAACTTCTCACGTACAGAGCTTTATGACAGAATGTATGAGCTGGCTCCAAATGTGGTGAAGTTGAACGGATACATCCTCCAGAACTTCGAGCTGCTGGAAAATGGTGCGGCCAAGGTAGTGATGAAACGTGAGCTGCTTGATCAGTACTCTGTTAAGCCATCTGAAGCTTCATTGCTTGTGAGTGAACTGGGAAATGTCAGGGGAATCAAGGCTTGGGTATTCTTCATTGAGGAAGAAGATCAAATCAGGGTCCGACTTCGTTCCAAAGGGCCTGTCATCAATACGATTGCCAGGAACTATAATGGTGGTGGCCATCCTTTGGCTGCAGGAGCGTCCATTTACTCATGGGACGATGTAGACAAGGTTCTTGACGACCTAATTAATGCATGCAAAGAATAA
- a CDS encoding cytidine deaminase has product MDKKTLVEKAIDARSKAYVPYSKFQVGAAIITSNDHVYLGCNIENASFGLTNCAERTAIFKAVSEGDTEIKAIAVVADTEGPVSPCGACRQVIAEFATDDTKIYLANLNGDVKETTIDEILPGYFTSKDMDKVDMSKKMV; this is encoded by the coding sequence ATGGATAAAAAAACGCTTGTTGAAAAAGCTATTGATGCAAGAAGCAAAGCATACGTTCCATATTCTAAGTTTCAGGTTGGCGCTGCAATTATCACAAGTAATGATCATGTCTATCTTGGCTGCAATATAGAAAATGCCTCGTTTGGCCTGACGAACTGTGCCGAAAGAACAGCTATTTTCAAGGCCGTTTCTGAAGGGGACACCGAAATCAAGGCGATTGCAGTAGTCGCTGATACTGAAGGTCCTGTTTCTCCTTGCGGCGCCTGCCGCCAGGTAATTGCTGAGTTCGCAACTGACGATACAAAAATTTACCTTGCCAACCTTAACGGGGATGTTAAAGAAACGACAATCGATGAAATTCTTCCAGGTTATTTTACATCCAAGGATATGGATAAGGTAGATATGTCCAAGAAAATGGTTTAA
- the deoC gene encoding deoxyribose-phosphate aldolase: MTNDLARMIDHTLLKANATEAEIVKLAEEAKEYKFASVCVNPTWVKKASEILKDVEGVEVCTVIGFPLGATTSEVKAFETKNAIENGATEVDMVINIGALKDKQYDLVEKDIKAVVDAAKGKALTKVIIETCLLTDEEKEMACKLSVNAGADFVKTSTGFSTGGATVEDIALMRKTVGPDLGVKASGGVRSLEDAQNMIEAGATRIGASSGVAIVNGLTSESSY; this comes from the coding sequence ATGACGAACGATTTAGCAAGAATGATCGACCACACATTACTTAAAGCAAATGCAACCGAAGCGGAGATTGTAAAGCTGGCTGAGGAAGCAAAAGAATATAAATTTGCTTCTGTTTGCGTTAACCCTACTTGGGTAAAGAAGGCATCTGAAATCCTTAAGGATGTTGAGGGTGTTGAAGTATGTACAGTAATTGGCTTCCCTCTTGGAGCTACAACTTCTGAAGTAAAAGCATTCGAAACGAAGAATGCAATCGAAAATGGCGCAACTGAAGTTGATATGGTCATCAATATCGGCGCATTGAAAGACAAGCAATATGACTTGGTTGAAAAAGATATCAAAGCAGTAGTTGACGCTGCAAAAGGCAAAGCATTGACTAAGGTCATCATTGAAACTTGCCTTCTTACTGATGAGGAAAAAGAAATGGCATGCAAGCTTTCTGTCAATGCAGGAGCAGATTTCGTGAAGACCTCAACTGGGTTCTCAACTGGCGGAGCGACTGTTGAAGATATCGCCCTTATGAGAAAAACAGTTGGCCCTGATCTTGGCGTTAAAGCATCAGGCGGAGTCAGAAGCCTTGAGGATGCACAGAACATGATCGAAGCTGGCGCAACAAGAATTGGCGCAAGCTCTGGTGTAGCAATCGTTAACGGCTTGACATCTGAGTCTTCATATTAA
- the dnaE gene encoding DNA polymerase III subunit alpha, with protein MPFIHLHVYSAYSLLTSTATVEQLVRDARAKGFSALALTDRNVMYGTVAFYKECLRNSLKPLMGLTVDVVSPTLEHESFPLVLLAKNNEGFQNLIKISSAVQTKSPEGIPVKWLKHYAAGLFALTPGTQGEIEYYLTNGEKEKALETLDLYKQIFGKDHFYLAIQDQGLPGQRELVEQLAKMGTETDTPLAASNQVHYLEKEDAFAQECLLAIRNGEKLQDDARERLGSSEFYLKPAKEMGELFSDYPEALENTLKIAENCNVMLDFETRHLPKYPVEPGKNADGMLEELCFQGLKERYGNPSQKHIDRLKYELSIIKKMNFSDYFLIVWDFIKYSRERGILIGPGRGSAAGSIVSYVLYITDADPIEHNLLFERFLNPERISMPDIDIDFPDNRRDEVIEYVASKYGELHVAQIATFGTLAAKAAVRDVGRVFGLNAKELDRLSRLVPSRLGITLQDAIKESAGLRSFIEESTKNKRILETAIKLEGLPRHTSTHAAGVVISEQPLTSVVPIQSGQSKVFLTQYSMDHLEELGLLKMDFLGLRNLTLIDSILQSIKQKTRRELDIHDIPAEDKETFEMLGRGETTGIFQLESDGMRKVLTRLEPTRFEDIVAVNALYRPGPMENIPLFIDRKHGRQQIDYYHKDLEYILRDTYGVIVYQEQIMQIASQMAGFSLGEADLLRRAVSKKKKEVLAQEREHFVNGALRKGYGEQTANLVYDLIVRFANYGFNRSHAVAYSMIAYQLSYLKAHYPLYFMAALLTSAIGNDVKIAQYARELQQMGIKLLPPSINKSAFSFQPEGDGVRYSLAGIKGAGIASLKEIFQARRNQPFKDIFDFCIRVPQKAASRKVLEALIYSGAFDEFGQDRAVLLATIDVAIEHAQLVAPDDSGQIDMFTEAEFSLKPKYTQVDPMRIEDKLSLEKDVLGVYLSKHPASIYEKEFKAAGVENISSKSPGSKVRLGVYITDEKKIRTKKGEAMAFLTISDASGETDAVVFPSAYKQYGNVLNQGQMALLEGKFDEREGKSQFIVNKVLELEKEAKKEPVLYLRIAKGTDSARKMNELKALLKKHHGEVPVIVYNEETEKSLLLPDDFSVNTERGSMEDLKKVLGDSHVVLKN; from the coding sequence ATGCCATTTATTCACCTTCATGTCTATAGTGCATACAGTCTGCTTACGAGTACGGCGACAGTAGAGCAGCTAGTCCGCGATGCCAGGGCAAAAGGATTTTCCGCACTCGCACTGACGGATCGCAATGTAATGTACGGAACAGTCGCATTTTACAAGGAATGCCTGAGGAACTCGCTCAAACCTTTGATGGGCCTGACGGTTGACGTGGTCAGCCCGACTTTGGAACACGAGTCCTTTCCGCTTGTGCTGCTCGCGAAAAACAACGAGGGATTCCAGAACCTGATCAAGATTTCAAGTGCTGTACAGACAAAATCACCTGAGGGAATACCGGTGAAATGGCTGAAGCATTATGCTGCTGGACTATTTGCCCTTACTCCCGGGACTCAGGGAGAAATAGAGTATTATTTAACGAACGGTGAAAAAGAGAAAGCGCTAGAAACGCTGGATTTATATAAGCAGATATTCGGCAAGGATCATTTTTACCTAGCCATTCAGGATCAGGGCCTTCCAGGACAAAGGGAGCTGGTTGAACAGCTGGCAAAAATGGGGACGGAAACCGACACTCCACTGGCTGCTTCCAACCAGGTGCATTATTTGGAAAAAGAAGATGCATTTGCACAGGAATGCCTGCTGGCGATCAGAAATGGGGAGAAACTCCAAGATGATGCGCGCGAAAGGCTGGGCAGCAGCGAGTTTTACCTAAAGCCGGCAAAAGAAATGGGTGAGCTGTTCTCAGATTATCCTGAAGCATTGGAGAATACCCTGAAAATAGCGGAGAACTGCAATGTCATGCTTGACTTTGAAACTAGGCATCTTCCTAAGTACCCAGTAGAACCGGGGAAAAATGCAGACGGAATGCTCGAGGAACTATGTTTTCAAGGACTAAAAGAACGGTACGGAAATCCGTCCCAAAAGCATATAGACCGACTGAAATATGAGTTATCAATCATTAAGAAAATGAATTTCAGCGATTACTTCCTGATCGTCTGGGATTTCATAAAATACTCGCGTGAAAGAGGAATCCTTATCGGTCCGGGCCGTGGGTCAGCGGCTGGCTCGATTGTTTCGTATGTATTGTATATAACCGATGCCGACCCGATAGAACATAATCTTCTTTTCGAAAGGTTCCTGAATCCTGAACGAATATCGATGCCAGATATCGATATCGACTTCCCTGATAACCGCAGGGACGAAGTGATTGAATATGTTGCATCAAAATACGGAGAGCTTCATGTAGCACAGATTGCTACTTTCGGAACACTTGCTGCGAAGGCAGCGGTAAGGGATGTAGGCCGCGTATTCGGCTTAAACGCGAAGGAGCTCGATCGACTGTCAAGACTTGTACCATCAAGGCTTGGTATTACTCTCCAAGACGCAATCAAGGAATCGGCCGGATTAAGGAGTTTTATCGAAGAATCGACTAAGAATAAGAGAATCCTTGAAACGGCCATCAAACTCGAAGGCTTGCCTCGTCATACTTCCACACATGCTGCGGGGGTCGTAATCAGTGAACAGCCGCTTACCAGTGTCGTGCCGATCCAGTCTGGCCAGTCGAAAGTGTTCCTTACCCAGTATTCCATGGACCACCTTGAAGAATTAGGATTGTTGAAGATGGACTTCCTCGGCTTAAGGAATTTGACTTTAATCGATTCGATCCTTCAGTCCATCAAGCAAAAAACAAGGCGAGAGCTGGATATTCACGATATTCCGGCTGAAGATAAAGAAACATTCGAGATGCTTGGCAGAGGAGAGACGACAGGTATTTTCCAGCTTGAATCCGATGGGATGAGAAAGGTACTGACAAGGCTGGAACCAACGAGATTTGAGGATATTGTCGCGGTCAACGCGCTTTATCGTCCCGGCCCGATGGAGAATATCCCATTGTTCATTGACCGCAAGCACGGAAGGCAGCAGATCGACTATTATCATAAGGACCTCGAATACATTCTCCGTGATACATATGGAGTCATTGTTTACCAGGAGCAAATCATGCAAATCGCTTCTCAGATGGCCGGGTTTTCACTCGGCGAAGCGGATTTGCTGAGGAGAGCCGTTTCAAAGAAGAAGAAGGAAGTCCTTGCCCAGGAACGTGAACATTTTGTGAATGGCGCTTTAAGGAAGGGATATGGCGAGCAAACAGCGAATCTTGTCTATGATTTGATTGTCCGATTCGCCAACTACGGCTTTAACCGCAGCCACGCTGTCGCATACAGCATGATTGCCTATCAGCTCTCTTATCTCAAAGCGCATTATCCGCTCTATTTTATGGCGGCGCTGCTTACGTCGGCAATCGGTAATGATGTGAAAATCGCACAGTATGCAAGAGAGCTGCAGCAAATGGGGATCAAACTTCTTCCTCCTTCAATCAATAAAAGTGCATTCAGCTTCCAGCCAGAAGGGGATGGTGTCCGGTATAGTCTTGCTGGCATTAAAGGAGCCGGAATTGCCTCCCTGAAGGAGATATTCCAGGCGAGAAGAAACCAGCCATTTAAGGATATATTTGATTTTTGTATCCGGGTTCCTCAGAAGGCTGCCTCAAGAAAAGTGCTTGAAGCATTGATTTATTCAGGCGCTTTTGATGAATTCGGCCAGGACCGCGCCGTCCTTTTAGCCACGATTGATGTAGCGATTGAACATGCACAGCTTGTGGCTCCAGATGACTCCGGCCAGATAGATATGTTCACGGAAGCAGAGTTTTCCTTGAAGCCGAAATATACCCAGGTCGACCCGATGCGGATTGAAGATAAGCTCAGCCTGGAAAAGGACGTACTTGGAGTCTATTTGTCAAAGCACCCTGCTTCCATTTACGAAAAGGAATTCAAGGCAGCTGGTGTTGAAAATATCAGCTCGAAATCTCCGGGAAGCAAAGTGAGGCTTGGAGTCTATATCACGGATGAAAAGAAAATCCGGACGAAAAAAGGCGAAGCAATGGCCTTCCTTACCATTAGCGATGCAAGCGGGGAAACAGATGCAGTTGTCTTCCCATCTGCATATAAGCAGTATGGAAATGTGCTGAACCAGGGGCAAATGGCACTGTTGGAAGGCAAGTTCGATGAACGCGAAGGAAAGAGCCAATTTATCGTGAACAAAGTACTCGAACTTGAAAAAGAAGCAAAAAAAGAACCTGTTTTATATTTGCGGATCGCGAAAGGAACGGACAGCGCCAGAAAGATGAACGAACTTAAAGCTTTATTGAAAAAACATCATGGAGAAGTACCAGTAATCGTGTATAACGAAGAGACCGAAAAATCGCTGCTGCTGCCGGACGACTTTAGCGTGAACACAGAACGAGGAAGTATGGAAGATTTGAAGAAGGTATTGGGTGACAGTCATGTCGTCCTGAAAAATTAG